The nucleotide sequence tcgtcGTCCTCATCTCCACTGgttttttcatcttttgcttTCCTCTCTCTCTGATAATTATTACAATCGTTGTTAATGTTGTTCTCCATTGACGTAGGCCATAGCTCGGCGTGTCTACCGGCTTTCATGATCTTCTTGATTAAAACCTCCGGCTCTACGTTTCCCATCACCGTTACTTTTTGTTGCTTCACGTCGatatttgttgtatatactCCTAAGAAATCATTTTAGCCATAACATGATTATTAGTAaagagaataaaacaaaaatgatgaacgtaacacacatatatatgaaGAGATCACTGGAAGAGATAATATTAATTACCATCGATTTTGCttaatattttcttgatttttctcttgCATCCTTCGCAATGGATAGAAACTCTCAAAACCCAtgtctaaaacaaaaacaagaagaaaaaaattaataaatcttgaagaagaagaagaagaagaaataaattgattattatatatgtaagaaaaatgATCGAGCTTACGGTGTATCTAAGAGGTTCAGGGTAATCTTCAAAAACAATATGTCTCTGATCTTCTTGTCTTGTGTCTGTTTTGATATTCTCTGTTCCTAAATCcattggagagaaagaagaaagaggaagacgAAGCAAAGGGGGAGAGGGAATCGATGCAACTTCATGTGTAATATAGTACTAGTAACGAAGTCATCGATTCTATTGGGACTCCTTTAGCTGATAATATTCTCTAatatttaccttttttaaaaaagattataaaattctctactttttcatttaaaatactTGTGGAGAGATATTTTCAGAAAACATGTTAAATTATCAAGTCTGGTCTTTTTGGGCTAGTTATACTTCGTTTACGATTAAAatgagtaaaaatatattttcatatattatgtTACCAcaagcaaaaatatatatggtgTGACATTCACACACATCCACCACATCACCACAATCCTTCAGTTTTATTTTCAACCATGATTTACGAGTAGAGATGTCAATTGGTCTCTAAAACCATGGGCTGTCCGGTCCAAATTAATTTGGACTAGTTTTGGTTATTACCAAATTTAAAACGGTCAAATGGGCCTAAAACCAATTTAACCCATTTATATATGGTCTAAACTAGTTTGGACGTGCACTGTCCAATAATcctaaaaaattagggtttttactaTTTGggggatattttttttttttatttcgccgcttctctctttcttcgtgTATTTATGAGTATTATAAGTTTATTATGAGtgtattatgaatttataaatctttagctttataattatgagtttataaatctttagctttataattatgagtttatgagattatgaattttgCTTCAATCTGCAACCAATGGACAGACCAATTGGTCATGGTCCTATTTGGTTTGGACATATTTGGGTGTGGGTGTATTTCGGTCTTGACACATAAATGACCATAAATTGTATGTGTCCAAATGGACATGCCCATTTGGTTATGGACAAACCAATTTACAACCCTATTTACGAGTACCTGATCCTTTGGAACATCAcaacaggtttttttttttcttttcaattttgagttataatatgTAAGAAATATGATTAGGAAGTTTTCCCACCGAAGTCTTCAATAAAATTAATCGTTTGACACTAACTTCATAACGAAATTTGGCAGCCAAATGTTTTCTTCCAAtgagaaaagtaaataaatataaattgcgAGGTGCACGCACCATCGAGTACAATTTACCCATATGTCTTTCGGCGAAATGCAGCTCCTCAAAACAACGGAACtgagatgtttttttgtttgtagctTACATACATTATAATTGTCGATTGCCATGCTAAACATGGTGTGGTGTCAACAATCAAAATCAGTTTACAGGGTCAATAAAGGACATGggtaaaaggaaacaaacaataCTCTATTGTCCATCTAAAGTGACGAAAGCATCCTTGAGAAGTCGTTGtgcttcttctctcctcctgcacacacaaccaaaaacatcaAACAGACCCATAAGAACTAGAAACCAACAAGCTTCTGAGGGAATCTTTATCAGATTGATGATATTGGCACAACATTAAGCAGAAAGCATATACAAACAAACCTCTTAATGTCCTCCACAGCTTGCTTTCTCTGTTGAATTTGAAGTTCCATAATATGAATAAGCGTAGCTCTCGCCTAGACAACAAAGTAAAAGAtaagcaacaaaaaaagatgagattaaatttgaaagaagaagagatcttcCCATACTTGGTGAGGCCTCAAGGAATTGAGAAGGTGATGCAAATTCTTGAAGATTGAAGAAATGTCACCAATCCTCTTTGCATATTGAGAAGGTCTATCAACAAGAACATCAGCAAGCTCCAATATATGTAACTGAAGTTCTCTATTCAGCGACCTGAGTTCCTTCTTGTAATCTACTATCGCaaagataaaaaatttcaaaaaatttgggGGATTAGGCAAAAGCCATAGAATGACATTACAACATACCAACAACATTTGAATCCTTGGGATAAAGTTGAGGCACTCCTTGTTCTTCTAAGCTTGGAAGCACATCCTCTGTCTAACACACCACCAAAAGTTtggaaaatgttaaaaaaaaaaccccataaagatgaagaagaagattaaagagGGGGGAAATGTGAAGGGGAAACTCACAGTATAGTTGCCTCCGAAACAAACGTAAGTGCCTTCAATGGGAGGAGGAGGTTCAGGAGCAGAGTTAGGGTTTTCTGAGTAATCCTTGTAGAGTCTGTAATATGGAGGAGCAGGCGGATACGTAGCTGTAGCCATTCTCTACATATCCAAATTCAAACATAAGGTTCCTAAAATTAGGTGTTTCTAATCGAAGCAACGAACGattcaatcccaaatctaaagACTTCAATCGAATGATTCTGGGTGAAAATTGTAACAAATTGAAAGGGAGAAACTGAGGTTTTACATCGACACAAACGAACCTTCTTCGCTGGGAAACAGCTTGAGAGGATGGTCGGACTCTAGCTGATTACAACATTCAGAAGGAGTCAACTCTTCTCACTTGGTTCTTCGTCTTCGTGGTGGAAGCTTCTATGCTTTTGTGATCTGATTAAAACCTCAAGTAAACCTGAAAATATTTAACCATCCATAAACGGAAGTAGAATACAATAGAGAAGAACAGGTCTTACAACAAATCCGATGTCGTCCAGCGGTTAGGATATCTGGCTTTCACCCaggagacccgggttcgattcccggcatcggagcttttttaatttttcctctCTCTGCTGTCTCAACGGCTTCGATTTTACCTGAACAGAGTTTAGTTCCAAGCGAACATCGTCCAAATTCGGGTTTAGATTTAACCGGTATAAAAGGGACGAGAGAAGTTTAACCGGTATGAAAGGGAAAAGTTGaaagtttaggtttttttacctgagaaaaaaattaatatacacaGTAATGGAATTAATTGTCCAACAATGTCCACCTATTTTAAAACGACGTCATTCGAGGAGGGCTAGTGAGCGGCAAAATTGCCAATGGTTGGTTTTTTTTGATGATGGTTCAGTGATTTTTATTATTGGCTCTTAGGGTTCTTTATTTCTGATTCCACAACTCGTTTCGTCTTCTCTTGCTTGCGGATCTCCGGGTTAAATTTGTAGTTCAAGGTGAGTGACTCAGATCGATAGGTCTGTGTTTTTCTTTGGCACGAATATGGTGGCGGAACGTTGTTAGTTAGTTTaattagaaactaaatttactaGGGTTTGGAATTTGGGATTATCCAATAGTTTATGCACGAATCGTAACAAGTTTCTCCCTTGTTTGGGTTTACGATTCTGATCAATTAAAGGCTGTGTAAAATCCGCCTGTTATTGTCTGGTCATCTTACCTATTGTCTGAAAAGCTTATTCATATAAACAGTTTGATTTCGATGGATTTGTCTTCCGATCAAGTTGTGATGAAGCTTGTTGAAATGAGTTTTGAAAAGTTGGACGCTTTGGAGGCTGTAAAAGCTGTAGGTAACTCATGTGATGACGCTGTGGAGTATATTTTGAAGGGACATCATACAACTGGTGGTTTCAAGCCGGCTAGTTCACTATGTTTTACGAGGGGTAACAAGACCCTTGGTAAAAGAGCTATGCCATCTTCGTTTTCTTCAGGTTCAAAGCGTCAGTCGAGTTTGTTTGACCATTTTAGATCTGTGGACCAGAGGAAGAAAAATGATGACAGCTTTGAGACTGCAGTAGTGGTAACGGTGTCTGATCCTTCAAAAGAGCAGAGAAAGTCTTTTGCTCCAGTGTGTTTGGATTCTACTGAAACAGAATTGCGAATTGGTTGCTCAAAGGCTTCATCAACGTGGGAGAAAAGGGTGATTTCTATACTACGAAACCGGTTTGGTATTTCATCCCTGAGAAGTTTCCAAAGAGAGGCTTTGTCAACATGGATTGCTCACAAGGACTGTTTTGTTCTCGCTGCAACGGGATTTGGTACTTTATTTCTTCATCGCTAATGCCATCTTCATTCTCATATGGAGTCGAATAATATTATAACTGCGATTTCTTTGTTCTCACCATGCAGGAAATCTCTTTGCTTCCAGATTCCTGCATTATTAACGGGaaagattgttgttgttatttcaCCTTTGATAAGCCTGATGCATGATCAATGCCTCAAGCTATCAAGGCACATAATCTCTGCTTGTTTTCTTGGCTCAGGCCAACTTGATAATCGCATAGAAGAGAAGGCAATGCAGGGAATGTATCAGATCATATATGTTTGCCCTGAGGCAGTGGTTTGGTACACTACACATCACTACTTTCTGAAATTCTCTTTAGTGaatttatacttttttgttctttctttaagaaatatcaaaacttgATCGCAGATTGATTAAACCACTCCAGAAGCTTGCAAAGTCTCATGGAATTGCTCTTTTTGCAATTGATGAAGCGCATTGTGTATCAAAGTGGGGACATGATTTTCGTCCGCACTACAGGTATGATTTTGACAGTCAAAGACTTGTTAATAGTATTGCTTAGGAGTGTTCTTGTGgataattttaaacaaacctCCTGCTGCCGTATCGTCAGGAGATTATCTGTGTTGCAGGAAAACTTCTGTGCCAGCAATTTGGAATTCTTGGAATATGATGTACCGATAATGGCATTGACTGCAACAGCCACAGTTCACGTACAAAAAGATATTATTGAGTCTCTTCACATGTCAAAGGAAACAACAACTGTGCTGACTTCATTTTTCAGGCCAAATCTACAATTTTCAGTGAGTTTCCAGCGTAGAGTTAATTTCACTTCTCATATATGTGACTCTTTTTGCATTCGTAAACAAGCATAAGATTAGCAGATTAATCTGTAATTTTCTACGTGATGCTGATATGTAGATCATGAGATTTATAAAGCTGACATTACTCTTAAATTCAGGTTAAACATAGTCGAACCAAGTTTGCATCTTCATATGCAAAGGACTTCCAAACCTTGATTGACTTGTACTCTGAAAATAAAAAGTCTAACGGGAAAAAACTAGCAGTAATCTCAAGAGAGTCAGAGAAGCAGACTGATTTTGTTTATCACGATGTTGAAAACATCCATGAGACAGATTAcgatgaggatgaagaggatCAAGAAGGTTATCTggcaaagaaaaacaattcaaatGGGAAAAGATTGTCAGAAGAATATCTAGAAGATGAAACCGACGCTTTCCAGAGTGTTGATGATTGGGAGGGTAAGctccttttcatttttgtttggaaaTAGAGAGTGTCAGAGTGTTCTTATAAAATTGTTGATAAATGCATAACCTTTGTTTAGAAAATTGGTGAGTACATgcaactaaatttaaaatagcattagtaaaataaattggCATATGATCATTTATTGGCATAGTTGTCACCTCCTGTGCAAATCAAATAGGCGGAAAGGCTCTGCGTCAATTATCcaaattgaataatatatgcagacaacaaaattaaaagtctTGGatgattttttgagtttttactaTATCTTTGGTGTTGAAAAATGGTGATTTAGATAAGATTTAACCATTGCAGTGGCTTGTGGCAAGTTCTTGGAAATGCCTCCTCGTGAACTCTTGGATATGCCTCTCCCTTCCGAAAAGCAAAAGGATTTTGAAGGACTGACAATCATTTACGTTCCTACAAGAAAGGAGACTGTCAACATTGCTATAAATCTTTGTGAGGTTGGACTGAAGGCTGCAGCTTATAATGCATCGGTATGGACTGAGAAATCTTACTTTCTTCTTGCTTTAAGAAGCCTTCTGCACTATTTTACTTAGGAATGAATGTTGTCAACCTTTGTTAACTTGGTTgtcgaatattttttttgctatggCTGTATGTTTCACAGTTGCCAAAAAACATCTCAGACAAGTTCACCAGGACTTTCAAGATAATAAACTGCAGGTACATACATAGAAccttttttgttcttatgtGTTATGGCTCAAAATTTAATGACTTCTACTCTGTTCTTCAATTCGAAGttcctgcttcttctttgtcaaaATAATATGCGGAAGCTTATTAACGTTATGTTACTCCTTTTAGGTTGTTGTTGCCACAATTGCGTTTGGAATGGGAATTGACAAGAAAAATGTTCGGAAGATCATCCATTATGGTTGGCCACAGGTCTCTCGAAGCTCTCAATAAAAATGTCAAACATTTCCATTTCTGAGAATCACGTGCTATGCAAATTTGTTGTTCTCTCTGTTACATCTCATTGAAATAATGAAACTGCAGAGCTTAGAACCATACTACCAAGAAGCGGGTCGAGCTGGAAGAGATGGTGAATTGGCTGAGTgcagtgagttgattaatgatTATCTTTTGTGGCTGTGTAAATTAATTCTTGTTTGTATGGCTGATGTTGTAAGTTATTAACTGGGATTTACAGTGCTCTATGCTGATCTGTCGAGAGCCCCAACGCTTTTACCAAGCCGTAGGAGTAAAGAACAGACAGCGCAA is from Camelina sativa cultivar DH55 chromosome 20, Cs, whole genome shotgun sequence and encodes:
- the LOC104771195 gene encoding mediator of RNA polymerase II transcription subunit 7a-like isoform X2, with translation MATATYPPAPPYYRLYKDYSENPNSAPEPPPPIEGTYVCFGGNYTTEDVLPSLEEQGVPQLYPKDSNVVDYKKELRSLNRELQLHILELADVLVDRPSQYAKRIGDISSIFKNLHHLLNSLRPHQARATLIHIMELQIQQRKQAVEDIKRRREEAQRLLKDAFVTLDGQ
- the LOC104771195 gene encoding mediator of RNA polymerase II transcription subunit 7a-like isoform X1, giving the protein MATATYPPAPPYYRLYKDYSENPNSAPEPPPPIEGTYVCFGGNYTTEDVLPSLEEQGVPQLYPKDSNVVVDYKKELRSLNRELQLHILELADVLVDRPSQYAKRIGDISSIFKNLHHLLNSLRPHQARATLIHIMELQIQQRKQAVEDIKRRREEAQRLLKDAFVTLDGQ